The following proteins are encoded in a genomic region of Stutzerimonas stutzeri:
- a CDS encoding ABC transporter ATP-binding protein, with the protein MSLILEQVTKTVDGQRHIDNASLAFEPGSFNVLIGRTLSGKTSLMRLMAGLDKPTAGRVLMNGADVTGVPVRKRNVSMVYQQFINYPTLTVFENIASPLRQAGVSKAEIKRKVGETAEMLHIEGFLKRYPLELSGGQQQRTAMARALVKDADLVLFDEPLVNLDYKLREELRQEMRELFRTRRSIAVYATTEPNEALALGGTATVLHEGRVIQSGPTSEVYHRPSQVLSAELFSEPPINLLRGRIAANEVSFQDSMHFPLNADLRGLNEGEYGFGVRPSHIGLVPSNDDDLEVSGVVELAEISGSETFLHVRNEQFNLVLHLQGVHDYAVDSPIRVYVPTHKLFVFDASGQLAQAPTRRA; encoded by the coding sequence ATGTCCCTGATCCTGGAGCAGGTCACCAAGACGGTCGATGGCCAGCGGCATATCGACAACGCCAGCCTGGCGTTCGAGCCGGGCTCGTTCAACGTGCTGATCGGGCGCACCCTGTCGGGCAAGACCTCGCTGATGCGGCTCATGGCAGGGCTCGACAAGCCCACTGCCGGGCGCGTACTGATGAACGGCGCCGACGTGACGGGCGTCCCGGTTCGCAAGCGCAACGTCTCGATGGTCTATCAGCAGTTCATCAACTACCCCACTTTGACCGTGTTTGAGAACATCGCCTCGCCGTTGCGGCAGGCCGGTGTGAGCAAAGCCGAGATCAAGCGCAAGGTTGGCGAGACCGCCGAGATGCTGCACATCGAAGGGTTTCTCAAGCGTTATCCGCTCGAGCTGTCGGGCGGTCAGCAACAACGCACGGCAATGGCCCGGGCGTTGGTCAAGGATGCTGACCTGGTGTTGTTCGACGAACCGCTGGTCAACCTGGACTACAAGCTGCGCGAAGAGCTCCGGCAGGAGATGCGCGAGCTGTTCAGGACGCGTCGCAGCATTGCCGTCTACGCCACGACCGAGCCCAACGAGGCGCTTGCGCTCGGCGGTACCGCGACGGTGCTGCATGAGGGCCGTGTGATACAGAGCGGGCCGACCTCCGAGGTTTATCACCGACCCAGCCAGGTACTCAGTGCCGAGCTGTTTTCCGAACCGCCGATCAACCTGTTGCGCGGGCGAATTGCCGCCAACGAGGTCAGCTTCCAGGACAGCATGCACTTTCCCCTCAACGCGGATCTGCGTGGCCTGAATGAGGGTGAGTACGGATTCGGCGTGCGTCCGAGCCATATCGGCCTGGTGCCGTCCAACGACGACGACCTGGAAGTTTCCGGCGTGGTCGAGCTGGCCGAGATCAGTGGTTCGGAAACCTTCCTTCACGTACGCAACGAGCAGTTCAACCTGGTGCTGCACCTGCAAGGCGTGCACGACTATGCGGTGGACTCGCCCATCCGCGTGTACGTGCCGACGCACAAGCTGTTCGTTTTCGACGCCTCCGGCCAGCTGGCCCAGGCACCGACCCGGCGCGCCTGA
- a CDS encoding sigma-54-dependent Fis family transcriptional regulator, translating to MADPAPSTSHQALVKDSWNRCERYGLNPSCVPSFGEPTEQDINALLDRQRSLVQTTQREVLPYYENILSNSSCLILLADNTGQLLESWGDRRFVEPAHRRGFMPGASWMERDTGTNAIGTALASGQAVHIQRDEHFLVANRYLTGAASPIFDAQRQLIAVLDVSSDSYLPPSHTLGMVKMMSQSVENRLILNLFHDDYFQLTFNTGQDNLDSQWAGLLVFDESGLIVSANRRADSLLGLSITRSRIDSLFDVPLLQLLNQPEDQPMRLLALGRHRFHGSVRRPRQPRIQPRDFRTASPVKQPVDAVAIEQGDPQVRKVFRQAQLMLEKDIPILVHGETGVGKEVLVKALHAASSRATAPLIAVNCAAIPAELIESELFGYEKGAFTGAHQKGSLGLIRKADGGVLFLDEIGDMPLSLQARLLRVLQDRSVQPLGGAEPFAVDFRLICATNRSLRQEVESGRFRQDLFYRVSGLNVELPPLRARHDKQALFQRLWEQYREPRQWAGLSAEVQRLFDRHPWPGNLRQLSSVIQVALALADDQPIRPEHLPDDFFEDLEREPDPPRSGTAETSAPPNDDLASHYHACRGNISHLARNLGMSRNTLYKRLREQGLKV from the coding sequence ATGGCCGACCCAGCTCCGTCCACGTCACATCAGGCCCTGGTAAAGGATTCCTGGAACCGCTGCGAACGCTACGGGCTGAATCCGTCATGCGTTCCAAGCTTTGGCGAACCCACCGAGCAGGACATCAACGCCCTGCTCGATCGCCAGCGCAGCCTGGTGCAAACCACCCAGCGCGAAGTGTTGCCGTACTACGAGAATATTCTTTCGAATTCGAGCTGCCTGATCCTGCTGGCCGACAACACCGGCCAGCTGCTCGAATCCTGGGGTGACCGGCGTTTCGTCGAGCCCGCGCATCGAAGAGGATTCATGCCCGGCGCCAGCTGGATGGAGCGCGACACCGGCACCAATGCAATCGGCACCGCATTGGCCAGCGGGCAGGCGGTGCACATCCAGCGCGACGAGCACTTCCTGGTGGCCAACCGTTACCTGACCGGCGCCGCTTCGCCGATCTTCGACGCGCAACGCCAGCTGATCGCCGTACTCGACGTCTCCAGCGACAGCTACCTGCCCCCGTCGCACACCCTCGGTATGGTCAAGATGATGAGCCAGTCGGTGGAAAACCGGCTCATTCTCAACCTGTTCCATGACGACTATTTCCAGCTGACCTTCAATACCGGGCAGGACAACCTCGACAGTCAGTGGGCCGGGCTGCTGGTGTTCGATGAATCGGGGTTGATCGTATCGGCCAATCGGCGAGCCGACAGCCTGCTGGGTCTTTCGATCACGCGTTCACGCATCGACAGCCTGTTCGACGTCCCGCTGCTGCAGTTGCTCAATCAGCCGGAAGACCAGCCCATGCGCCTGCTCGCGCTGGGGCGGCATCGCTTCCACGGTAGCGTACGGCGCCCGCGCCAGCCGCGTATCCAGCCGCGGGACTTTCGTACCGCCAGCCCCGTGAAACAGCCTGTCGACGCGGTCGCTATCGAACAAGGCGATCCTCAGGTGCGCAAGGTGTTCCGCCAGGCGCAACTCATGCTGGAGAAGGACATCCCGATTCTGGTCCACGGCGAGACCGGGGTCGGCAAGGAGGTGCTGGTCAAGGCGCTGCACGCCGCCAGCTCCCGCGCCACGGCGCCGCTGATCGCGGTCAACTGTGCGGCGATTCCCGCTGAACTGATCGAATCCGAGCTGTTCGGTTATGAGAAAGGCGCTTTCACCGGTGCACACCAGAAAGGCAGCCTGGGGCTGATTCGCAAAGCCGACGGCGGTGTGCTGTTTCTCGACGAGATAGGCGATATGCCGTTGAGTCTCCAGGCGCGTCTGTTGCGCGTGCTGCAGGATCGCAGCGTTCAGCCGCTCGGTGGCGCAGAGCCCTTTGCGGTCGATTTTCGCTTGATCTGCGCAACCAACCGCTCGCTACGCCAGGAAGTCGAGAGCGGTCGTTTTCGCCAGGACCTGTTCTATCGCGTCAGCGGACTCAACGTCGAACTGCCTCCGTTGCGAGCCCGTCACGACAAACAGGCGCTGTTCCAGCGACTCTGGGAGCAATACCGGGAACCCCGGCAATGGGCCGGACTGAGTGCCGAGGTGCAGCGCCTGTTTGACCGCCATCCCTGGCCGGGAAACCTTCGCCAGCTGAGCAGCGTCATCCAGGTCGCGTTGGCCCTGGCCGACGACCAGCCAATCCGCCCCGAGCACCTGCCGGATGACTTCTTTGAAGACCTGGAACGCGAACCGGACCCGCCGCGCTCGGGCACCGCGGAAACCAGCGCCCCGCCAAACGACGATCTGGCCAGCCATTACCATGCCTGTCGCGGCAACATCTCGCACCTGGCCCGCAACCTGGGCATGAGCCGCAACACGCTGTACAAACGCCTGCGTGAGCAAGGACTGAAGGTCTAG
- a CDS encoding TetR/AcrR family transcriptional regulator, whose translation MPKDTKPRTAGRPAASKQVQRDQLLDVATRTFADSGIQAASLRRIAATAGVTPALLNYYFGNKQQLVEAMVEERFLPLVAHIAEQLRPMDDPHQLVRTFVCSVSEMVRRNPWLPPLWVREILCEGGLLRAQLTTRIAPMVPLLLAQRFAAAQARGTLNPALDPRLLVVSLIGVTLLPYAAEPIWRGIFANPDIGHEALVSHTLALLERGMEV comes from the coding sequence ATGCCCAAGGACACGAAACCCCGTACCGCCGGCCGCCCGGCTGCGTCCAAGCAGGTGCAGCGCGATCAGCTGCTCGACGTCGCCACCCGGACGTTCGCCGATAGCGGCATCCAGGCGGCTAGCCTGCGCAGGATCGCGGCTACGGCCGGGGTCACGCCCGCCTTGCTCAACTATTATTTCGGCAACAAGCAGCAGCTCGTCGAGGCCATGGTCGAGGAACGCTTTCTGCCACTGGTTGCTCATATCGCCGAACAGCTGCGTCCAATGGACGACCCGCACCAGCTAGTTCGCACCTTCGTTTGCAGCGTCAGCGAGATGGTGCGCCGCAACCCGTGGCTCCCTCCTTTATGGGTGCGCGAAATCCTCTGCGAGGGTGGCCTGCTGCGCGCCCAGCTGACCACCCGGATCGCACCCATGGTGCCGTTGCTGCTGGCCCAGCGCTTCGCTGCCGCCCAGGCGCGGGGCACCCTCAATCCGGCGCTGGACCCACGACTGCTGGTGGTGTCCCTGATAGGCGTGACCCTGCTGCCCTATGCAGCCGAGCCGATCTGGCGCGGCATATTCGCCAATCCAGACATCGGCCACGAAGCACTGGTCAGCCATACCCTGGCCCTGCTGGAACGCGGCATGGAGGTCTGA